A DNA window from Methanobacterium sp. contains the following coding sequences:
- a CDS encoding transposase family protein — protein MPNIKQPTLYDSIASKQYKLYDWLNLKDKNMELITEIYHDPLETLKNSKKVYKNHDNSYSAVNPVCPKCNSKKFIKYGFNEKIIHDKEIKPFKIRLQRYKCIKCGIFYQTKLNKNLKPGSTYNEEIKENPALINSLQHVSLRNIAKIIELEWNKRPSPQSIKNWLTKTIKKKNKTITTFYSGYYNYDEQYVKINGQWMYRLALFDIKNNILVQEKIVKQLNPRTVKKFLKEIKAQIPIIAITTDSKPYYRNIMDKLKIKHQLCIFHVKKEINTWKKKCKRKNKTHTEELNQINNYKNQIFEIIDSQNYNTAKKLFYKLKQQINNIPYQFRKIITKKFLVHFDRFANYLKDPNISKTSNKIENYFRTTLPKAIKRI, from the coding sequence ATGCCAAACATAAAACAACCTACTCTCTACGATAGTATTGCTTCTAAACAATATAAACTTTACGATTGGTTAAATTTAAAAGACAAAAACATGGAATTAATAACTGAAATATATCATGACCCTCTAGAAACACTTAAAAATAGTAAAAAAGTATATAAAAATCATGATAATAGTTATAGCGCCGTAAATCCTGTTTGCCCAAAATGTAACTCTAAAAAATTCATTAAATATGGATTTAATGAAAAAATCATCCATGATAAAGAAATCAAACCATTTAAAATAAGATTACAACGTTATAAATGCATAAAATGTGGCATATTTTACCAAACAAAACTAAACAAGAATTTAAAACCTGGTTCAACTTATAATGAAGAAATAAAAGAGAATCCAGCTTTAATCAACAGCTTACAACATGTTTCGCTACGAAACATAGCTAAAATCATCGAATTAGAATGGAATAAAAGGCCTTCACCACAATCAATCAAAAACTGGCTAACAAAAACAATTAAAAAGAAAAATAAAACCATTACAACATTTTATTCAGGATATTACAACTACGACGAACAATATGTCAAAATTAACGGCCAATGGATGTATAGATTAGCATTATTCGACATAAAAAACAATATCCTAGTTCAAGAAAAAATAGTAAAACAATTAAATCCACGGACAGTAAAAAAGTTTTTAAAAGAAATTAAAGCACAAATCCCCATAATAGCAATAACCACAGACTCTAAACCATATTACAGAAATATAATGGATAAATTAAAGATAAAACATCAATTATGCATATTTCACGTTAAAAAAGAGATAAACACTTGGAAAAAAAAATGTAAAAGAAAAAACAAAACACATACAGAAGAATTAAATCAAATTAACAATTATAAAAACCAAATATTTGAAATAATAGACTCACAAAACTATAACACAGCAAAAAAGTTATTTTACAAATTAAAACAACAAATCAACAATATCCCCTATCAATTTAGGAAAATAATAACTAAAAAATTCCTAGTACACTTTGATAGATTCGCAAATTACCTAAAAGACCCAAATATCAGTAAAACCAGCAATAAAATAGAAAACTACTTCAGAACAACTTTACCTAAAGCAATAAAACGAATATT